From the Cytophagales bacterium genome, the window AAATTGACCGGCACAGGGGCTGTGGGTGCAGCATGGCAAGGCGTCTCTGTTTCCATTTCATCTGATGGGAATACGGCAATCGTGGGTGGATATTTAGATAATTCCAATGCAGGAGCAGCATGGGTTTATACCCGCACCGGCGGAGTATGGACACAGCAGGGAAGTAAATTGGTCGGCACGGGGGCTGTGGGCGCTGCATATCAAGGTCGCTCTGTTTCCATTTCATCCGATGGGAATACGGCTATCGTGGGTGGAGTTAGTGATAATGTCAGTGCAGGAGCAGCATGGGTATTTACCCGCTCCGGCGGAGTGTGGACGCAGCAGGGAAGTAAATTGGTTGGCACAGGGGCTGTGGGCACTGCACGTCAAGGTCAATCTGTTTCCATTTCATCCGATGGGAATACGGCTATCGTGGGAGGAGATTTTGATAATAGCGATGCAGGAGCAGCCTGGGTTTATAGCGTCTGCATTGTTACAAACACTCCAAATATCGCGCAAAGTGGCAACACGCTCACATGCTTACCTGCCGCAGCCGATTATCAGTGGTACCTGGATAGTGTATTGATCAGTGGCGACACGAATCAAACATACATCATCACCCAAAGTGGGAATTACACAGTAGCAGTCACAGATATCAACGGATGCAAAGCAACATCAAATACTTTCAATGCAATTTTTACAGGAATTTCAGACCAATCAGGCAATTCAATAAGCATCAGTATTTATCCTAACCCCACTTCTAATGAGTTCACCATAGATATCGGCTTGTCAAAAACAGAGCGTGTGCAATTAAAGGTAACTGACATACTGGGGCAGCTTATTGCACATACTGACTTCGGCAAAACCTCCGGCATCATCAGCAAACAAATAGATTTGCCGGGCAGCAAGGAAGGCGTGTATTACATACAGGTTATCACCGATGGTGGAACTTTTGTGCAAAAGGTAGTGGTGGAGTAGTTGTGGGAAGAACCACCCTTAACATACCTCTTGCGTATGTGGTAGAGCGTATGTGGTAGAGACGCCCAATTTGGTCGTCCCTACCACTTTTAAAATATATAAATTATGTTAATGTAATATTTATTTATAATTATTATATTTGAATTTTCTTAATATTACAGAATAAATTATGGATATAAAAGCTGAAAAAATAGAGTTAATTGGATTATTATTAAATACAGAAAATTTCTCCATTTTATCTAAAATAAAAAAAATTTTTGAGCTGGAGAAAGAGGATGACTTTTGTAATAACTTAACAGACGTACAAATAGCTTCAATAGAGCGAGGATTGTCTCAAATTGAACAAGGTAAAGTAATATCACATAAAGAAGTAAGGAAGATTTACGAGAAATGGCTTTAGAAGTAATATGGTCGTTGGAAGCAGAATGGAACCTACGGAACATTATTAATTATTTAACAGAAGAATGGACTGAAAAAGAGATCAGGAATTTTGCAGTAAGATTAGAGAAAAAATTAAGCATACTTGTAGAAAATCCAAGACTTTGTAGAAAATCAGAAAGGTTAAAAGGAACTCGTGAATGTTTTTTAGGGAAATATAATACGCTGTTTTACACTCACGATAATAAGAATTTGAATATAATAACTATTTGGGATAACAGGCAGGATCCGGAGAAGTTAAAAAATATTTTCATTAATTAATTTTCTATTCTGTTGTTAAGGTAAATTGTTTCATATAACAATTCAGCAATTTAACCCTTCAACCACTTGATTTTATCTTCTCCTCCACCACCTCCAAAATCTCATCTTCCAGCTTCTTGGTTTTCTCTACAATTTCGCCCCCCTTTTTCAATTTATCTTCCGCAAAAGCTTTGTCAGCCAAACCCGCAGCATTGATCTTTACATTCAAATAAGCTCCCATGACTGCACTTCGTGCACAAAGGGCCCCTACCCCGGCATCTGAAACTGAATTAGGGTTGCCTGTCTCTGCCATCGCCTTAATTACTTCCATAGAATTAAGTGCCAATTGCATCACTTTAAAAGGTACCTCTATGGCATCTTTGGTTGCATTCTGAATAGCAATGTCACGCGCTTTTTTTTCTTTATCCGAAGACTTTGGCAATACAAAAGCATCCATTATTTTGTTAAAGGCATGGGTATCTTCATCTACCATTTTCAATAATTCATCCTTAATCTTTTGCCCTTTGGCTGCCCAGTCAGAAAATTCTTCCCACCTTTCATCCCAGCCCCTTTTGTGTGAAGAAAGGTTGGCAACCATGGTAGCAAGGGAAATACCCAATACACCGGCATACGCTGCGATAGAGCCTCCACCGGGAGCCGGAGATTCGGAAGCTGTCTCATCGGCAAATGCCCTTAAATTCATCTTTACTAAAGGGCTGCTGTTTTCATTTTCTATCATATATTCAATGATCTTTTTGCGAGGATCAAAAGGTTTCAGATCATCCAGGCCCAAAGATTTTACTGCGATTTTAATGAGCTCTTCTTCTGAAACGCCAATTGACCGTTTTTGTTTTTTCAAAAAATACTTACCGGCATCAAGCATTGCTTTTAGCGGTACAAGGCCAACCAATTCTGAACCTGTAACACGTATGCCTCTCTCATTTGCTTTTTTGCAAACCTCATCAAATGCAACGTGGATAGGTGTAATACTGATATTGGTAAGATTCATGGAGATCTGTGCTATTCCGTACTCTTCAATGTACCAGCCAATGCCTTTTACACACTTTAATGAGCCGGGTATTCTTACAGGATTTCCGTCTTTGTCTTTTTTAATTTCTCCCGTAACAGGATTACCTGTCCGCACTATACGGCCTTGTTCACGCACATCAAATACGATGGCGTTTGCCCTGCGAACCGAGGTAGTATTAAGGTTTATATTATAGGCAACCAAAAAATCACGGGCGCTAATAGCCGTAGCGCCTGACCGGGCATTAAATTTTGCAGGCCCAAAGTCAGGTTTCCATTTAGGATCCCGAAGCTTTTTAGCAAGTCCTTCATATTCACCGGCACGCACAGTAGCAAGATTCTTACGCTCCGGTTTCAGCGCTGCTGATTCATAAAGATAGATTGGTATGCCCAACTCCTTCCCTACCCTTTCTCCCAACTTGCGGGCATATTTCACAGTCTCTTCCATAGAAATATTGGAAATAGGAACCATTGGACATACATCGGTAGCCCCGAAACGCGGATGCTCGCCCTTGTGCTTTGACATATCTATCAGCTCACTTGCTTTTTTTATGGCAAGTAAAGCAGCTTCAATAACAGGATCAGGTTCTCCAACAATAGTAACTACCGTGCGGTTTGTTGCCAGCCCCGGATCAACATCAAGCAAGCGCACTCCATCAACAGATTCGATCTGATCTGTGATCTGTTTGATCACATTGAGGTCTCTTCCTTCAGAGAAATTTGGGACGCATTCTATAAGTTGCATTTATATTTAGGATTTTTTTTGCCACTAAAACTCAAAATCTCTAAATTCCACTAAATTATTCTAAAAAAACTTTTTGTGGCAAAATTACGATTTACGATTAAAGTAGATTAAAAGTTTTTAATTTTAATTAAATTACTCTATTATGTTCTTATTTCTCCATCAACTATCACCGTCTCAATCAAACTACTCCCAAAAGCATAAGGCAAAAAAGCATAAGAAGGCATTTCCCTTGTAATAAATACATTGGCTGCCTTGCCTTTTGCTATACTTCCATGCGATTTTTCAAGACCCAAAGCATACGCTCCATTGATGGTTGCTGCATTTATGGCTTCCTCCGGTGTCATTTTTAACTTGATACAAGCCAGCGATAAAATAAAAGGCATATTCCCCGAAGGTGAACTGCCGGGATTATAATCCGAAGCTAATGCAACAGGCAGTCCTGCATCGATCATTTTACGTGCAGGAGGATAGTTTAATCCCAGGAAAAAGGCTGTCCCGGGCAATAAGGTGGGCATCGTTTCAGAGTTTAGCAATAGTTCTATTTCCTCATCACCTGTATATTCAAGGTGGTCAACGCTCAAGGCATTATGAGCTACACCGCACTGAATACCACCTGAATAATCCAATTCATTGGCATGTATTTTCGGCTTTAGACCATATTTGAGCCCTTGTTCTAAAATACGGTCAGTTTCCTCAGGGGTGAAAAAACCCCGATCGCAAAAAACATCGCAATAATCTGCCAGTTTTTCTTCAGCCACTTTTGGGATCATTTTTTCAACGATCAAGTCAATATAGTCTTTTCTATCAGAATAAGATATTGGAATTGCATGAGCGCCCAGAAAGGTGGCTTTGATAGTAACGGGGCTCGTCTCTTTAAGTCTTTTGATCACCCGCAACATCTTTATTTCATCTTCCAGCGTTAAACCATAGCCGCTTTTGATCTCAACAGCTCCTGTACCCAAGCTCATGATTTCATTCACCCTTATTAAAGCACTTTCAAAAAGTTCATCTTCAGAAGTTTTCTGTAGTCTTTTTGCAGAATTAAGTATTCCCCCACCCTTTCTGGCTATTTCTTCGTAAGACAACCCATTGATCCTGTCTACAAATTCATCTTCTCTGCTTGTTGCATAAACAAGATGGGTATGAGAATCTACAAAACAAGGAAAGACAAACTTACCGGCCGCATCAATTACAATTTTGGATTTCGGATTTCGTCCCGAGTACTCGGGATCGGATTTTAAGTCATCCATCTTACCAAAATCTTCTATCTTATTATCTTTGATTACCAAATAAGCATTCTCAATGACATTAAGTTTTTTCATATCAGCGCCACCCAACCAGCTTACCGGCTTGTCTTCTACCTGGACTAAACCCTTTATATTTTTAATTAATAGATTCAATTTATTATATAGGTAAGTTTTGCGTAATTGGTGCACACACTTTGGTTACTGAACGTATGAAAATACCTGATTATTCACTGGTATTAGGCGCTCCTGCAAAAGTAGTAAAAAAATTAAGTCTGGAGCAAATTAAAAAGTTTAAAAAAAATGCGGAAGCGTATGTGCAATTAGGCAAAAAATACCTAAAATGTTGATATTTTCAAATGCTATATTTTAATCTAAGGGGATTATGTCAAAAAATGGACTTATATTCGTCCAAAAAACATAATCCCCAAATAAAAAGCCCTTTAGATAATATTTAAACTTGCGTTTTTTGTATAGCAAATAATAATATGATACAAAAAACGCATAAAATAGATTTGGCTATCAAGTAATTAATGTTTAGTATTGCTTGTATTTACAAGTTGGCGCACATGCAAAAAATGACGACAGACACGAACATTAAACTGGGCAATGTAACTAGACAATGCGAGTACCTCAAAACAAAAGGGGACGAAATCGCAAGGACTTCGAGTTGGGTTTTATGGTCTTGGGACAAGAGTGATTACTTTATGAAACTGCGGGACTACTGTAAATTTCACAAAGAAATAAAGGACTTTCTGACAACTCATTACACTGATAACGACCTAATATTAGTAAGAGTAAAACAGTTGCCAGACATTGACTTCAAGGACTACTCAGGAGAACAAATGGGCTGGAGAACTGCGGTGACAGGAATACTGCTTTACATTTTCTTCCCATTAGCATACCTGTGGATGTATAGAGCAATCCGTTACATTAACAGGACAAGACAACAAATTTATCAAGCTGGTGGACTTTATTCGTCCATTGCTTTTTTACTTAAAGCACAGACAAATTGAAAAAAGAAAATAAAAGCACGATGCGCCAACAAAGTGCAAAAAATACAGGACTGACAGTGGTTTCCGTGAGTTCGTTGCTCTTTTGCAGCTTCGTTCTCGGTGGACAGGCACGTAGTTTTTAAGCCCTGCGATTTTTGCACAGACCGTCAGACTGTCTAAAAACTATCAAAAATTGTTAATTTGGCATTAAGGAGAAATAATAACTCATTGAAAACAAACAACATACAATTAATTAGTTTTGTAAAATAGTCGTAATTCACAGTTTTTAGACGGACTGCCGTTGTGTGTAATGCAACCAACGACCGTACGAAATTCACAGACTTATAAGACTTATACATTTTTTTTGTAAATTTGCGGTCTAAACATAGCGACAATGGACAATACATATATAAGTTTTGACGAACTCAAAAAATTGTACCCTGACGAATGGGTACTTTTGGGAAATCCTGAAATGAAAAACACATCAGTTTTAGGTGGAGTAGTTTTATATCATAGCAAAGACAAAAAAGAAGTTTGCTATATCGGCAGAGATAAAACGGCAGACTTCTCAACTGTTACAATTGCTTTCACAGGCGACCTTAAACTACATCGGAATATCGGAATATTGAGAAGAATATGAAAATTTTCACCTTCGACCTTCAGACAGAAGAAGACGTTATTATCCTAAACGCATCTATTGAAGGAAAGTACAAATTTAGACTTGCTCTTGACACAGCAGCAACACATACAACTATTGACAGTAACGTTTTATATTTTTCGGGTTACGAAATGGAAAATAGCAAAGGAGAACAAGAAATTGAAACATCAAATGGAATTATTGTTGTTGAAACTTATGACATTGATCGGTTAGAATGTTTAGGAATTACCATGACTAATTTTGAAGTTCAAGTTTATGATTTTTTAGCTCACGGCATCACTTCTGACTATGACGGTGTAATTGGGCTAAACTTTTTAAGAGAACACAAATTCTGCATTGACATTGCAAAAGGTGAGATAAGCGTTGACACATGACCAGCGTGACGAAAATGCACTACACACAACACGGGGCTTGCGTAAGCGGGGTTAACGAGCAATTTGAAAGTTTGTGCAAGTAATTATCTTTGCAGCGGGGGATAAGTAAGTGGTTTCAAAACCCCGCCTACGCAAGCCCCGAAACCGTTATGTTAATATTAAATACCCAACACCCGTCTACCACTTATTCTTCCACATCATAGATTCAACCGGTTTATCAGAACGTTGTGCATATTTGGCGCTAAGTTTTTTGTTGTAATAATTCCGGATATCTCCTGAGACTTCAAAGTAGATCAACTGTCCGATGGGCATACGAGCATAGATCCGTACTGGCTGCTTAACAGATATTTCCAGCGTCCAGGTGTTGCAAAAACCGACATCACCTTTCCCGGCAGTGGCATGTATATCTATGCCTAATCGTCCAATACTTGATTTTCCTTCAAGGAAAGGTACATGAGCATGTGTCTCAGTGTACTCACAAGTCACACCTAAATACAACATATCAGGTTTTAAAACAAAACCCTTAGCTGGTATCTCAAAAATTTCTATCTTGTTATGTTTTCGCACGTCAAGTTCTTTATTACTGTATATGGCAAGGTATTTACTTAAATGTACGTCATAGGAATTGGTACCGAGACATTCAATATCAAAGGGTTCTATGACAATTGTACCTTTTTTAATTTCCTGGAGAATTTTTTTGTCTGAAAGGATCATTATATGTAAGATGTTTGACCCCGACTTTGTCGGGGCAGGTGGAAGATGGAGATTGCGTCAGTCAGTAAGGAGTTACTTTGTTTTTTTCCCATTTTCCATTTCCCCTGCCTGCACTGGAGCTCCCGCCTGCCATAAGCCTTTAGCCTGTCCGCCCGCCTGCCAATTGGCGGGCAGGCCAGACAGGCGGGCGGGCAGGCATTTTCCATTTTTTCAGTGCCTTTGTGCAAATTTTTTATAACTTTGCAAAAATAAGAAAATGACAGATAATAAACGAGAAAAAAGACGGATCATTAAAATCCAGTTGCTAATTGGGTTTATTGTTATACTGGTTGCAATTATTGCAATAGAGTTCTTCCTGAAGCAAACGGAAGTCAAAAAACTCAAGTATTCCCATAAAATAAAAATGGAACAAGTGCATGCGCAGCTTGATTCTATTCAGCATGAACTGGTACTGAGGTATGACGAGGTAGCTCAATTAGGCGGTGATACAGCCGAATTAAGAATGATCATCAATCAAATTGAACAAGATAAAGCTAACCTTGAGATAAGAGTAAAAAATGCTACAGCAAGATACACGAGAATGGAAGGCAAAGTTAATGCCTATAAAAAACTACTGCTTAAAAAAGATGAAGAGCTTGCAAAGCTTAGAACAGACAATGAGAAACTTTTCAAAATAAATATTGGGCTAAAAACGACAATCATTGAACAAGGTGATAGCATTAGAGTCATACAGAAAGATAAAGACAAATTAGAAGTAAAAGTTGCCATTGCTTCTGAACTGAAAATTAAGAATATAAAATATTCATACATTAACAAAAAAGGCAAAGAGGTTGTTGTAAAAGATGGCAAACCCTTCAAATCAAGTGCAGTTGACAAAATAAAAATATCTTTTCACCTTCCTGCGAATAAAGTATCCCGCAAAGGCGGAAAAGATATAATGCTTAGAGTGATTGAACCGGAAGGTTCTGTAGTTCTTGCCGGCTCCCCCAGTTCAAGCAGATTTGAATGTGAAGGAAAAGAATTGTTATTCACCTCCAAAAAAACCATCCTATATGACAATAAGGAAAAAAATGTAGCTTTTCTATATCATCAAAACAGCTATAAGACCGGCAAACATATCACTGAATTATATGCAGATGGAAGACAGATTGGGAAGGGGGCATTTTATATAAAATAAGGGCATCTCTAAAAACTACATATTTTTTAAAACACACCCCTTGCCCCTCTTGATAGAGGGGAATGTATGGTGTAGTTTTTAGAGATGCCCATAAGTCTGATCAAAGATTTAATTGAGAAAATTTGTTCAAGTATTAAGTAATAATTAAGTCGGTCAATAGCTTTCCTCAAATTAAATTCTTGATCCCAAAATTCAATTGAAACAAAAAAAGAATATAAATCGTTGTGAATCAGTTGCTTATTATATAATATATGTAGCCCGTAGGGGAATCGAACCCCTGTTTCCAGGATGAAAACCTGATGTCCTAACCACTAGACGAACGGGCCTTTTAATTGAAAATTGTTAATTGAAAAATGAAAATTTCAAAATGATGCTGCAAAATTAGTAAGAAAATCATAATTTTGAAAATATTTTCCCCTTAAAATTGTTTTTACATTTTCCTCATTGTACATTCGCACCAAAACCTGTAAGAACCTGGATTAACTCAAATGCTAAAACATGAAAATCACAATCAACGGTTTTGGCCGTATCGGCAGACTCACATTCAGAGCCTTGCTTACAAAAGATACTGTAGAAATTGTAGCTATCAATGACCTGACCGACACAGCTACGTTGGCTCATCTTTTAAAATATGATTCGCTGCATGGTAAATTTGGCGGCACAGTTAACTATGACCAAAATAATATCATCGTAAACGGACAGTCAATCAGGGTTTATTCAGAAAAGGAACCTAAAAATCTTCCCTGGAGAAAACTTCAGGTTGATGTGGTACTGGAATCTACCGGCAGGTTTACTGATGAGGCAGGAGCAGGTGGGCATCTTAAAGCGGGTGCAAAAAAGGTGGTCATCTCTGCACCGGCAAAAGGAAATATACCTACCATTGTTTTAGGTGTTAACGACAATACCCTTACAGGAAACGAAACGATCCTCTCCAATGCGTCATGCACTACCAATTGCCTCGCCCCCATGGCTAAAGTTTTGGATGATAACTTTGGCATTGAAAGGGGCTATATGACAACTGTACATGCCTATACCGCTGACCAAAACCTTCACGATGCTCCACACAAAGACCTGCGCAGAGCCAGGGCAGCAGCATATTCTATCGTGCCAACTACTACGGGCGCTGCTAAAGCGGTTGGTTTGGTGCTTCCGCATTTGAAAGGTAAATTAGATGGCCTGGCTATGAGAGTACCTGTTCCGGACGGTTCATTAACCGACCTGGTTTGTATCCTCAAAAAAGAAACAACAGCAGAAGAAATAAATGCAGCAATGAAAAAAGCATCCCAGGGAGCGTTGAAAGGTATCATTGAATATACGGAAGACCCTATCGTTTCAGCAGATATTATCGGTAACACGCATTCCTGCATTTTTGACGCAAAATTAACTTCTTGTAAGGGCAATTTAGTGAAGGTGATCGGATGGTATGACAATGAGATGGGTTATTCTTGCAGGACTGCTGATCTGATAGCCAAATTCGGATGATAATAAATACTGACTAAAATAAATTCTTTACAAATATAAAATTGTAAACTTCTAATTTCATTCTTCTCCTCCCTTTAGTTTTTTTAATTGGTCCTTTTTTATCTTAATATCATAATGTAGACTGATAATTTTATAAATACCCCCTATAATGACAATTATAGCACCAAAAAAAACTACCCAGGGATTTATGTTCTCTATTGTTGCAAATAGAATTAATGCTCCTATAATAATAATAAAATCTGTATCAAAGAAATTACTCATAGCATTAATTTTTATCTAATATGCAAAAACAATCAATCATTTTTTAATATCATACCTAAAATAGTACCCCAAACCTAATCTATCCAAAAAGTTCTTATAAGCCATTTTATAGGCATTCACATCGGGCGCAATTTTTATAGCTTCCTCGTAAGAATTTATCGCATCGAGAAATAAGGAATTTTGTTCATAGAAAGAAGCCATGATAATATTATTGATGGCTGTTTCTTCTACCAACTCACCCTTTAATGCATTAAATGCATCTTCAACCAACAATATTTTATCTTTGGCAAGGTGACTTATAGCAAAATCATGTGATCTAACCTTAGGGTTTTCTTTGGCATAAACACTCCAGAAATAAACGCCTTCATCTTTCAGGTTCAATTTGTTCATATCTACAATTAGCATGGTGGCCGTTGTTTCCTTAGTCAAAACAGGTTCTTCATATCTGTTCATAATATTAACTACATAAGTGTTAACCCCCTTACTACTAAGCCATCTGAACGTTACAGAAGAATTATTGATCACATCACTTTTATTAGGTGAAAGCACGCTGATGGTATAGGACCCTACTTTTCTTTCTACTGCACCCGTTACCGCCATATAATTTTGATGATCTTTGCTCAGATTCTTATCATCTGATTTAGCAAATTCTCCAAATACATAATCAGCATATTTGTGTGTTAATCCACCATTAGATGAAGTTAAACCGCTTGCCAGTTTCTTTACATTGTACGTTCCAGGTTTTTTTACCTCAATTGTCTTACCACTTTTATGGATAAGACCGACATAACCGTTTTCTGAAACTTTTAAAGTTGCAGTTTCATACAACAGTTCCCC encodes:
- a CDS encoding dCTP deaminase, with translation MILSDKKILQEIKKGTIVIEPFDIECLGTNSYDVHLSKYLAIYSNKELDVRKHNKIEIFEIPAKGFVLKPDMLYLGVTCEYTETHAHVPFLEGKSSIGRLGIDIHATAGKGDVGFCNTWTLEISVKQPVRIYARMPIGQLIYFEVSGDIRNYYNKKLSAKYAQRSDKPVESMMWKNKW
- a CDS encoding T9SS type A sorting domain-containing protein, producing the protein MKKLILTTCILAACATSYAQSPTISSFTPSTGAVGTLVTITGTNLSSPTALTIGGDTAIVVSSTADTLVGLVMPGSVTGTVSVTTAGGTAISVTNFTVTPTPYPSIQQGSKLVGTGAVGATVQQGRSVSISSDGNTAIVGGWLDNSNAGAAWVYTRSGGVWTQQGSKLVGTGAVGAAQQGTSVSISSDGNTAIVGGYGDNSAIGAAWVYTRSGGVWTQQGSKLTGTGAVGAAWQGVSVSISSDGNTAIVGGYLDNSNAGAAWVYTRTGGVWTQQGSKLVGTGAVGAAYQGRSVSISSDGNTAIVGGVSDNVSAGAAWVFTRSGGVWTQQGSKLVGTGAVGTARQGQSVSISSDGNTAIVGGDFDNSDAGAAWVYSVCIVTNTPNIAQSGNTLTCLPAAADYQWYLDSVLISGDTNQTYIITQSGNYTVAVTDINGCKATSNTFNAIFTGISDQSGNSISISIYPNPTSNEFTIDIGLSKTERVQLKVTDILGQLIAHTDFGKTSGIISKQIDLPGSKEGVYYIQVITDGGTFVQKVVVE
- a CDS encoding imidazolonepropionase; the protein is MNLLIKNIKGLVQVEDKPVSWLGGADMKKLNVIENAYLVIKDNKIEDFGKMDDLKSDPEYSGRNPKSKIVIDAAGKFVFPCFVDSHTHLVYATSREDEFVDRINGLSYEEIARKGGGILNSAKRLQKTSEDELFESALIRVNEIMSLGTGAVEIKSGYGLTLEDEIKMLRVIKRLKETSPVTIKATFLGAHAIPISYSDRKDYIDLIVEKMIPKVAEEKLADYCDVFCDRGFFTPEETDRILEQGLKYGLKPKIHANELDYSGGIQCGVAHNALSVDHLEYTGDEEIELLLNSETMPTLLPGTAFFLGLNYPPARKMIDAGLPVALASDYNPGSSPSGNMPFILSLACIKLKMTPEEAINAATINGAYALGLEKSHGSIAKGKAANVFITREMPSYAFLPYAFGSSLIETVIVDGEIRT
- the gap gene encoding type I glyceraldehyde-3-phosphate dehydrogenase; this translates as MKITINGFGRIGRLTFRALLTKDTVEIVAINDLTDTATLAHLLKYDSLHGKFGGTVNYDQNNIIVNGQSIRVYSEKEPKNLPWRKLQVDVVLESTGRFTDEAGAGGHLKAGAKKVVISAPAKGNIPTIVLGVNDNTLTGNETILSNASCTTNCLAPMAKVLDDNFGIERGYMTTVHAYTADQNLHDAPHKDLRRARAAAYSIVPTTTGAAKAVGLVLPHLKGKLDGLAMRVPVPDGSLTDLVCILKKETTAEEINAAMKKASQGALKGIIEYTEDPIVSADIIGNTHSCIFDAKLTSCKGNLVKVIGWYDNEMGYSCRTADLIAKFG
- the ftcD gene encoding glutamate formimidoyltransferase; this translates as MQLIECVPNFSEGRDLNVIKQITDQIESVDGVRLLDVDPGLATNRTVVTIVGEPDPVIEAALLAIKKASELIDMSKHKGEHPRFGATDVCPMVPISNISMEETVKYARKLGERVGKELGIPIYLYESAALKPERKNLATVRAGEYEGLAKKLRDPKWKPDFGPAKFNARSGATAISARDFLVAYNINLNTTSVRRANAIVFDVREQGRIVRTGNPVTGEIKKDKDGNPVRIPGSLKCVKGIGWYIEEYGIAQISMNLTNISITPIHVAFDEVCKKANERGIRVTGSELVGLVPLKAMLDAGKYFLKKQKRSIGVSEEELIKIAVKSLGLDDLKPFDPRKKIIEYMIENENSSPLVKMNLRAFADETASESPAPGGGSIAAYAGVLGISLATMVANLSSHKRGWDERWEEFSDWAAKGQKIKDELLKMVDEDTHAFNKIMDAFVLPKSSDKEKKARDIAIQNATKDAIEVPFKVMQLALNSMEVIKAMAETGNPNSVSDAGVGALCARSAVMGAYLNVKINAAGLADKAFAEDKLKKGGEIVEKTKKLEDEILEVVEEKIKSSG
- a CDS encoding type II toxin-antitoxin system RelE/ParE family toxin — its product is MALEVIWSLEAEWNLRNIINYLTEEWTEKEIRNFAVRLEKKLSILVENPRLCRKSERLKGTRECFLGKYNTLFYTHDNKNLNIITIWDNRQDPEKLKNIFIN